From Kitasatospora sp. MAP12-44:
ATGGACGGCCTGATGTCGATCAGATGAAGAGTCCGACGACTGCCGACGCGGACACCCTGACGCCAGAGCGTTCGCCCAGATGGAGCTGGGAAGTGCGATGGGCGATAGATTGACCACTCACCCAGATTTGTCTGGACCAATTTCCAGAAAGGACCGGCTGCGCACCCAGCTTCGGCAGAAAGTGCCTGCTCGGATGCCTTGCCCGATTCCGGGCAAAGCCCTTGTTCGGCTCCTGTTAACCCTCTAGTCTTCTTCTCGTGATCGAAACGAGACACCCTCACGGGGATCTGGTCGCACACCTCACCCGAACCACTCCCTTGGGGCCCGGTGCTGCGGCGCGTGCTATTTCTGAAGTGCTCTCGTACTTTTCCGAGCCGGTGGACGTCTACGTGCGCCGGCGCCATCGGGAGCTACAGAGAACGGGGTTGACCAATGATGCGATCTTCGAGGTCATTGGTCGTGAACTGCCTCATCGGCGGGTGACTGCGGCAGAGCTGTCCGCACGTCAGATGAGACGTATGATCTACGGCTAAAAGGTAGGGGGAAGCGGGGGATGTGAAGGTCCGACAAGGGGTGTAGTGCGCCCCCTGTCGATGGTTCGGGGGACATGGGGGATCGGGGGATCTTTGGCCGTGCTGGTTCCGGCCTGGCTCGTATCCGTTTCATCGGGCTTCGATCCGCCTCCGCGGAAACCGAGCTCTGCTCTGCGCCAATAACTTCGAAGGCTCCTTCTTCTGCGCGACCGGACGTCTGTTTCCTCGCGCCTCAGGAGCTTCCTGTCACCACAATGCATTGGGGGACAATCATGTCTGTCGCTACGACTCCAGAAGCCGTCTACTATCCCGTGACCGATCTTCGGATGGTCACCGGCGAGGGCGTCTACCTCTACGACTCGGACGGTCGAGGCTATATCGACTGTGCTTCCGCCACGTTCAATCTGAGCCTCGGTTACCGGCACCCGGCCGTCGTCCAGGCCATCAAGGACCAGGCCGACGAGCTGATCCACGTCACGTCGAGCTTCCAGACCGAGCCGATCAACCGGCTCTCCCAGCGCTTGGTCGACCTCGCGCCCAAGCGGCTGACCCGGACCCACCTCAAGGTGTCCGGTGGATCGGTGGCCAACGAGGGCGCAATCAAGATGGCTCAGCGAGCCACCGGCAAGCGCGACGTCATCACGCTCTTCCGTAGTCACGTCGGCCAGACGATGATGATGGCGAGCCTGTCCGGCAACGCCTTCCGCCGGGCGCCGTTCGCCCAGCTCTACCCCGGTGGCATGCAGGTGCCCGACCCGTACTGCCACCGCTGCTTCTACGGTCAGCAGGCCGGCAGCTGCAAGCTCATGTGCGTCGACCGGATCAACGACTTCCTGGAGTTCGCCAGCAGCGGCAGCGTCGCCGCCATCCTGGTCGAGCCGATCTCCGGCAACGGCGGCAACATCGTCCCCCCGGACGGCTACTTCGCCAAGCTTCGCGAGCTGTGCGACGACCACGGCATCAAGCTCATCTTCGACGAGATCCAGACGGGTATCGGGCGCACAGGACGGATGTTCGCGGCGGAGCACTTCGGAGTGGAGCCGGACGCCATGACGGTGGCGAAGGGCCTGGGCGGTTCAGGTGCCCAGGTCGCGGCCATCCTCGCCAGCGACGAACTCTCGGGCCTTCCCACGAACGACCACTCGTTCACCTACGGCTCCAACCTGCTGGCGGCGTCCGCCGCGCTGGCCACTCTGGACGTCATCGACAACCCGGCCTTCCTCGCGAACGTGCGGGCCACCGGCGAGCGCATCATGGGTCGCCTGGAGGAGATGAAGCAGCGTCACGGCTGCATCTCCGACGTCCGCGGCGTCGGCCTGATGATCGGTATCGAGATCGTGGACCGCTCCGGAGTCCCCGACACGGCTCTCACCAACCACCTGGCGGACAAGGCGATGGAGCACGGTCTCATCCTGCGCACGTCGCGCTACGGGAACGGCAACGTACTCAAGATCCGCCCGCCGCTGGTGCTCACCCTCGACGAGGCCGACCTCATCTGCGACCGGTTCGACGCCCTGCTGCAGGAGCATGCGGCATGAGCGACTGTCGCAGCGGTGCGGGCCTCCGAACGTACCGGTCGGCCGGGGAACGCTGATGGAACGCGACCTCGTCTTCGTCGGCGGCGGATTCCGCACGACCACCTTCCTCGCCTCGGCACCCGAACTCCTCGCACAGCGGATCGACGTCTTCGAGCGCAGTGACACGTTCGGTCCGGGCGGCTTCCTCGACTACGCGATCACCAGCACTTCGGTCGGCTCGCGCTTCCTCAAGGAACTCAGCTACCACGGTCCGTTCGCGGCACTGCGGGACGATCCCGACGTGGCAGAGGTGGCACTCGCCGACCAGCCCGTCCGGATGGAACGCCTCGCCGCAGCCCTGCGCCGGGTCGGATCGACTGTGGCGGACGCTCTCGGCCACGAGCGGCTGCATCTGGGAGCGGAAGTGACGGCGCTCGACATCGTGGACGGCGGATCAGCCGTCGTGCTGAGCCTCGCCGACGGCGGCACGGTCCGCTGCCGGCACGCGGTCCTGGCCACCGGCCGGATCGAACGGCAGCACCCCGAACTCGCCCCGTGGCAGGCGAAGGTGCTCCGTTCGGCGCAGGTGATCAGCCGCACCGGCCGCGACCGGCTGCGTCGTGAACTCGAGGAGATCAGCGGCGGCCGGATCGTGGTCGCCGGGTCCTCGCACAGTGCGATGTCCGCGGTGCGGGTGCTGTTGGAGGTGCTCGACGAGATCCGGGTGCTCTCCCCCGGTTACCGCGCCCCGACCGTCGACGTCCTCCAGCGGGGACCCGCGCGGCTCACCTACGCGAGCCTCGCCGAGGCGCGTGAGCAACACGTGCCGGGCCGCGAGCCTTCCGCCGAGCCGGAAACCGATGTGTGCCCCGTCACCGGCATCGTCTTCCGTGACTCGGGGCTGCGGCACGAGTCACGCTCCCTGTACTGCGCACTGTGGGACGGGGAGGTGCCCGGTGTGCGGCTGGTCCGGACCCCCCGCATCGCCGATGCCGCAGACCTGCTCGACGATGCCGCGCTCGTGGTCCAGGCACTGGGCTACCACGGCAACGTGCCGGAGATCAGGGTGGACGGACTGGTCGTACGGCAGCCGGACGCCGCGCAGCGGCTCACCCACACCCCCGACGGAGCCGCGCTCATCGCCGGACGGGCACAGGCCGCACTGTCCGTCCTCAGAGTCGAGCCGACACCCCACGAACTGCGCGACCACGCGGTCTACGGCAGCGGGTTGTACGGCCGACTGGCCACCCGCATCCTGGCACGCCTCGGCCGGCCGGCTCCCGTGGCCGAGGAGGCGACGGCATGAGCATCTCGACCCGACTGAACGATCTGCCCGCCGCCCTCGACCAACGGCAGCTGGTCGAGGAGCTCGCCGATCTCCTCCAGCACCGCAAGGCCCCGCAGCGGCCGCTGGTAGCCGGCCTCACCGGCATGGACACCTCCGGAAAGTCCCGGCTGGCCACTGAACTCGCCACCGAGCTCGGTCGTCGCGGTCTGGCCCACCAGGTCGTCCGGATCGACGACTTCCACCATCCGCGATCCCGCCGCTACCTCCCCGAGTTGCCGGAACCCGAGCAGTACTACCAGCACAGCATCGACTTCGAGCGGGCCGCGAAAGAGGTCCTGCAGCCCGTGCGGGTCGCCGGCCGGCTCGAAACCACGCTGACCCTGCTCGACCTTCCCACCGACACGCACACGCTGGTCAGGACGTACTCGGTCTCGGCAGACACGATCGTGCTGGTCGAAGGCGTGTTCTTGTTCCGTCCCGAGATCTCCGACCTGATCGACCTCTTCGTCTATCTGGACGTCCCGGAAGACGTCGTCCTCAGCCGAGGACGCGTCCGGGACGTTCCCGCCCAGGGCGAGCAGGTCATGGGCAAGTACCACACCAAGTACCTGCCGGCCCAACGCGGTTATCTCACCGCATACCCGCCGGAGAAGCACGCCGAAGTGATCGTCGACAACGCGGACTGGTCGGCACCGGTCGTGCTGAGCTGGCCGGCCACCACCGAGGGGACGACCGACCGTGAGCGGTGACACGACCATCCGAGCCGTGGTCTTCGACCTGTGGAAGACACTGGTCCCGCTCCCCGACGAGGTCAAGCGACGCGCATTCACCGAGACCGCCCGCGCCCTGGGGCAGTCCCCGCAACAGCTGGCGGGTCCCTGGTCGCGTACCCGCGTGCAACGCGAGACCGGCCCGCTCTCCCGGTACCTGGCGGCCCTGCGGGTCGAGCTGAACGCCGACTGGGACGAGGACCAGGCGACGGAGGCGATGCGAGTGCGCCGGACCACCCACGGAGCGGGCTTCGCCACCCCTGCCCTCGGCGCGGTGCAGACGCTCTCCCGGCTGCACCAGGGTGGCCTGCGCATCGGCCTGGTCTCCAACTGCAGTTCGGACGTGCGGAGCATGCTCGACAGCTCCGCCCTGGCCCCGCTGCTCGACACGACGGTGCTCTCCGCCGAGGCCGGGCTGATGAAGCCCGACCCGGCGATCTTCCGACTTGCCGCCGAACGCCTGGGCGTGGACAGCAGCGCCTGCCTGTACGTCGGGGACGGCAACGACAACGAGCTGGACGGCGCGGCGCAGGCGGGCATGGCCCCGATCCTGCTCGATCTCGCGGAGGGCCATCCCTGGGCCGGCGCCAGGATCAGCACCCTTGCGGACGTCCTTCCGCTCGCCGGCCTCAGCTGACTCAACCATCCGCGCGCAGCCGGGCGGTGGCGCACTGCGCCCGCCCGCTGGCCGTCACGCCCTGACAGGGGAACCGCTTGTGAAGCACATCATCGTGACCAATACCGGAAACACCACGTACGCAACGCAGTTGGCAGCCAGGGCGGACCTGCGCGTGCTCTTCGTCACCGAACCCCGGTTCGTCGACCAGTACCCGCCGGGGACCGAACTGGCCCTGGTCGACGACCTCAACGACCCAGTCGCCGCAACTGCGGCCGTCGTCGCCCAGCTGCCACTGAAGGAGTTCTCCCACGTGCTGGCGCTGTCCGAGCGTGCCGCTCAGACGGCAGGCCACCTGCGCAGCCACCTCGGCCTGCCGGGGCCGTCGTTCGACACCGTGGTCAACTGCACGGACAAGCACCTCATGAAGCAGCGGTTCCAGGACGCCGGCCTGCCCTGCGCCCGCCTCGCCGTCGCGCACACTCCCGACGAAGTCGCCGCGGCGGCACGGGAGATCGGCTACCCCGTCATCGTCAAGCCGGTTCTGGGTGCGGGCGTGGACGCGACCGAGGTGATCCGCTCGGACGAGGAGATGGCTTCCCCGCCCGTCAAGGCCTACCTCGACCGGCTGGCCCGACCCGCGACGACGTCCGAGAAAGGCTTCCCCGTCCTGGTGGAGCAGTTCCTGGACGTCGCCCACGAGTACCACTGCGACGGGTCGGTCGTGGAGGGACGCGTGGCGTACGTCCGGGTCTCGCGCTATCTCCGGCCTGTACTCGACTACTCCTCGGGAGTCTTCGGCTCCTATCTGCTCGACCAGGACTCCGCGGAGGCCGCCGAGATCCGCGCCATGCACGAGCGGGCGGTGCACGCCGTCGGCCTGCGCGACGGCGTGACGCATTTCGAGGTACTGGGCACCGAGCAGGGCCTGTTCGCCGGTGAGATCGCCTGCCGCCCCGGCGGCGGAGGCATCCGCCGCTTGCTGCAGCTGGACAGCGGCTTCGACAGCTGGGCCGCCTATATCGCCTCCAGCCTGGGCGAGGCGTACGAGATCCCGGCGCACGCACCGGAGGACGTCTCCGGACAGCTCGTCCATGTCCTGCTCCCCGCACGGCGCGGCACCGTGGCCTCGATCAGCACCGCGGCGGACTTCGCCGCCGTCCCCGGTCTGATCGAGGTCGACATGCGGCTGAAGGAGGGCGATGTCGTCGGCGGCCTGATGGACTCCTCGACGGTCAGCGGGCTCGTCTTCGCCCGGACGGCCGCCCAGGGGCCGCTCGACATCGGCCGCGCCATCGAGAGCGCCTTCCGGCTGGAGACCCTGCCTCCGGCGGCCGCCGAGTCGCACACCGCTGCCCCGGAGGAGAAGACACCGTGAAGATCCTCATCCTGAACCGCTCCAACCTGGCCACCACGCCGTACCTGGACTGGCTCGGCGCCGATGACGAGGCGGTCCTGCTCACCTCCGCCGGCGCAGCGAGCCAGGATCCCGACCTGGCGGCAGCCGAACTCGCCGGCTACGAGGAGGTCGTCACTTTCGACCGCTTTCACGAGAACCCGGCGGTGGAGACGGCCGCGCTGGAGCTGCACGGCCGACACGGATTCGACGCGCTCATCGCCATGAACGAGTTCGACCTGCTCCGCGCCGCCCGCCTGCGCGAGGCCATGGGCGTGGCAGGCCAGCAGCGTGCGCAGGCCGAGGCGTTCCGCGACAAGCTGCGGATGAAGGAACTCCTCACGGCTGCGGGGATACCCGTCGCGCCGTTCGCCCCGATCGCCCACGCCACCGCGCTGCACACCTTCGTGGCCGAGCACGGGTATCCCGTCGTGGTGAAGCCGAGGCGGGGAGCGGGCTCCATGGGGGTCGAGGTCCTGCGGGGGGCTGACGACCTGACGGCCTATCTCGAGGCCCACCCCGAGCTCGGCGGCGACGACGGAGCCCCCCTGCTCGCGGAGAAGTACATCGAGCACGATCTCTTCCACATCGACGGCCTGATCGTCGACGGCACGCCGGTGCTCATCTGGCCGTCCGCATGCAGCTCGTGCCTCGCCTACCGGGAGGGCGCCGTGCTCACCAGCGCGATGCTCGACCCCGAAGACCCGCTGACCGAGTCCCTGCGTCGGCTCACCCTGCAAGCCCTCGCGACGCTGTCCGGCTCGGAGACGTTGGCCTTCCACGCGGAGGCATTCCTGACCCCGAACGGCGATCTGCTGCTGAACGAGATCGCCTGCCGGGTCGGTGGCGGCAAGATCTACGAGGCGACCAGGCTGGCGTTCGGCGTCGACCTGGTCCGTGAGTACGTCCAGGCTGTCGGCAGCGGCCGCACAGGGCGGGAGCCGGTCTCCAGGCCGGAACGAGCGGGCGGCTTCGCCATCTTCCCCGGCAGTCCGGGGACGCTGGTGGCAGCCCCGCAGGAATGCCCCGTCGACGGGGTCGACCAGTACCGGCTGAACGTGCCGGTCGGCACCGTCCTCGGCCGGGCCGAGCACAGCAGCGCGCGGATCGCTTCGGTCGTGGTGGCAGGTCGCAACCGTGCGGAGGTCGAGAACAGCCTCGAGACAGCCGTGCGCTGGTTCTCCAACGCCACCGAGATCGAGCCGCTCGCGGCGTCCGAAGGCGAATAACGGCCCGCTCCTGCGCACTCCTTCCGCTCCTTACCGAAAGGCCCTTTCGTGCACGTCAGTCAGACCGTCCTCCTGGTGCCGATGCAGCCGACGCCCAACGGCCGTCTGCACGTCGGCCACGGTGCGGGCACCTACCTGCGGGCGGACGTCCTCGCGCGTGCCCTGCGGAGCCGCGGCCACCAGGTTTCGGTGATCACCGGAAGCGACGGATTCGAGGACTGGGTGGTGGCAGCCTCCCGAGCCGACGGCCGCACGCCCGAGGAGACCTGCGGCCACTACCACGCCGGTATCAAGCGGGACTTGGACAATCTGGCGATCGCGCTGGACGAGTGGATCGACCCGACCTCGGCCGAGCACACCGCCGCCTACCGCAGCGTGCACGAGGACACCATCGCGCTGCTCCGGTCCACCGGCGCCGCCCGGCTGGAGACCGAGCGGATCCCGTTCTCGGTGCAGACCGGCCGCGCCGTGGTGGGGACCTGGATCGCCGGCGACTGCCCGCACTGCGGACAGCCCTGCGGCGGTGCCACCTGCACCTTCTGCGGCCAGTTCTTCCAGCCCGAGGAAGTGGTCAACCCCCGCTCCAGGCTGGACGACAGCACACTGGAGTGGCGGGACGAGGAGAACTGGTTCGCCTATCCGGCCGACACCGACGCGATCCTCGACCACCACCGCCGAACCGGCGTGCGGCCCGCCTTCCTGGAGACGGTGAGCCGCTACCTCGGCAAGCGGGCGGGCCGGATCCACCTCACCGGCCAGGGGACCTGGGGGATCCAGAGCTCGACCCTCCCGGCGGGCAAAGTGATCGCCAACAGCTACTACCTCTACAGCGTGTACTGCGGAGAGATCCACCGCCGGCTCACCGGAGCCGACACCAACCCGTTCGCC
This genomic window contains:
- a CDS encoding HAD family hydrolase, with product MSGDTTIRAVVFDLWKTLVPLPDEVKRRAFTETARALGQSPQQLAGPWSRTRVQRETGPLSRYLAALRVELNADWDEDQATEAMRVRRTTHGAGFATPALGAVQTLSRLHQGGLRIGLVSNCSSDVRSMLDSSALAPLLDTTVLSAEAGLMKPDPAIFRLAAERLGVDSSACLYVGDGNDNELDGAAQAGMAPILLDLAEGHPWAGARISTLADVLPLAGLS
- a CDS encoding aspartate aminotransferase family protein, with the protein product MTDLRMVTGEGVYLYDSDGRGYIDCASATFNLSLGYRHPAVVQAIKDQADELIHVTSSFQTEPINRLSQRLVDLAPKRLTRTHLKVSGGSVANEGAIKMAQRATGKRDVITLFRSHVGQTMMMASLSGNAFRRAPFAQLYPGGMQVPDPYCHRCFYGQQAGSCKLMCVDRINDFLEFASSGSVAAILVEPISGNGGNIVPPDGYFAKLRELCDDHGIKLIFDEIQTGIGRTGRMFAAEHFGVEPDAMTVAKGLGGSGAQVAAILASDELSGLPTNDHSFTYGSNLLAASAALATLDVIDNPAFLANVRATGERIMGRLEEMKQRHGCISDVRGVGLMIGIEIVDRSGVPDTALTNHLADKAMEHGLILRTSRYGNGNVLKIRPPLVLTLDEADLICDRFDALLQEHAA
- a CDS encoding ATP-grasp domain-containing protein, whose amino-acid sequence is MKILILNRSNLATTPYLDWLGADDEAVLLTSAGAASQDPDLAAAELAGYEEVVTFDRFHENPAVETAALELHGRHGFDALIAMNEFDLLRAARLREAMGVAGQQRAQAEAFRDKLRMKELLTAAGIPVAPFAPIAHATALHTFVAEHGYPVVVKPRRGAGSMGVEVLRGADDLTAYLEAHPELGGDDGAPLLAEKYIEHDLFHIDGLIVDGTPVLIWPSACSSCLAYREGAVLTSAMLDPEDPLTESLRRLTLQALATLSGSETLAFHAEAFLTPNGDLLLNEIACRVGGGKIYEATRLAFGVDLVREYVQAVGSGRTGREPVSRPERAGGFAIFPGSPGTLVAAPQECPVDGVDQYRLNVPVGTVLGRAEHSSARIASVVVAGRNRAEVENSLETAVRWFSNATEIEPLAASEGE
- a CDS encoding class I tRNA ligase family protein, coding for MHVSQTVLLVPMQPTPNGRLHVGHGAGTYLRADVLARALRSRGHQVSVITGSDGFEDWVVAASRADGRTPEETCGHYHAGIKRDLDNLAIALDEWIDPTSAEHTAAYRSVHEDTIALLRSTGAARLETERIPFSVQTGRAVVGTWIAGDCPHCGQPCGGATCTFCGQFFQPEEVVNPRSRLDDSTLEWRDEENWFAYPADTDAILDHHRRTGVRPAFLETVSRYLGKRAGRIHLTGQGTWGIQSSTLPAGKVIANSYYLYSVYCGEIHRRLTGADTNPFAADSGVTTVGLFGSDNSRPGFVSPHVIAQGSGGALKPFDAAVVNAMLHFEGQKCSTSKGHGIWLSELLEGTSISSDELRFHLLHAPLDHDTADVTLDGLVAAVNEFRSWQQEALLPAVDRVRTNGTAVLCTARVLQAVEEQQALLSPYRMDLAAAVAALVRWMHAAPEDPAQWLLGLALLGGPLVPRLAGEIWSQLGFHGNPEVAQARDTSPVPHEERLLADLPAEPLTTASVLPFVHRA
- a CDS encoding ATP-grasp domain-containing protein yields the protein MTNTGNTTYATQLAARADLRVLFVTEPRFVDQYPPGTELALVDDLNDPVAATAAVVAQLPLKEFSHVLALSERAAQTAGHLRSHLGLPGPSFDTVVNCTDKHLMKQRFQDAGLPCARLAVAHTPDEVAAAAREIGYPVIVKPVLGAGVDATEVIRSDEEMASPPVKAYLDRLARPATTSEKGFPVLVEQFLDVAHEYHCDGSVVEGRVAYVRVSRYLRPVLDYSSGVFGSYLLDQDSAEAAEIRAMHERAVHAVGLRDGVTHFEVLGTEQGLFAGEIACRPGGGGIRRLLQLDSGFDSWAAYIASSLGEAYEIPAHAPEDVSGQLVHVLLPARRGTVASISTAADFAAVPGLIEVDMRLKEGDVVGGLMDSSTVSGLVFARTAAQGPLDIGRAIESAFRLETLPPAAAESHTAAPEEKTP